In Anaeromyxobacter diazotrophicus, the sequence GTCCTCGAGCGCCTCCTCCAGTGCGACGTTCGTGGAGTAGCCGTCGTAGCCGTGGAGCATGAGGTGGCTCGCGCCTTCCTGCGGGCGCGCCAGCGCGAGCAGGTCGGCGAGGCGCACTCCGCCGAAGCGCAGGTCCATCTGGCTCCAGCCGGTGACGCAGTGGAAATCCGAGACGTCCTCCACCTGCGGGAGCGCGAGGAGGTCCGCCCAGGCGAGCGTCACCGGCTCCTCCACCGCGCCGTCCACGGTAAGCCGCCAGCGCTCGCGCGGCACCTCGGGGTGGCGGCCCAGGTCGAGCACCGGCCACTTCGTCGTGACGGACTGGCCGACCGGCAGCTTCGGCATCCCGTGCCGGTTGGGCGGCCCGGAGCCGAGCGGCCGCGCGTCGGCGCGCGACGGGGTGCGCGCCGCCCGCGCCTTGAACCTGTCGCGGAGCGCGAGGCGCGCGGCGACGATGCGCTGCTCCTTCTCGTCCATCACCACTCCCGGTCGTCGCGCCACGGGTAGCCGGTGTTCGAGTACCCGCGGATCTCCCAGTACCCGCGCCGGTCGTGCGTCATGAGCTCGAGGCGCGAGACCCACTTGGCGCTCTTCCAGCCGTAGAGCTGCGGGACGACCAGGCGCGCCGGGCCGCCGTGCTCGCGGGGGAGCGGCCCGCCGCCGAGGCCGTGCGCCACGAGGACGTCCGCCTTGAGCGCCTCCTCGAGCGGCAGGTTCGTGACGTAGCCGTCGCGGCCGTGGACGAGGAGGTGCGTCGCGTCCGCGGCCGGCCGCGCCAGCCCCAGGAGCGCGTCGAGCGGCACGCCGCGCCAGGTGAGGTCGAGCATCGACCAGCCGGTCACGCAGTGGAAGTCGGCCGCGAGCTCCACCTGCGGCAGCGCCAGGAGGTCGGCCCAGGAGAGCGTGACCGGCGCCTCGACCGCGCCGTCGATGGCCAGCGTCCAGCGGTCGAGCGGCGTCTCCGGCTGGTCGCCCAGGTCGAGCACCGGCAGCTCGTCCTGCTCCCCCTGCCCGGGCGGCAGCCGCGGCATGCCGTGGCGGTTGGGCGGCCCCGAGCCGAGCGGCGTGCGGTCGGACAGGCTGGGGGTGGCGCGCATCCGCACGTCGAACCGCGCCCGCAGCGCCCGCCGCCCCTCCTCGAGCCCGGCGAGCGTCGCCTGCACGTCCCTGGAAGCGCCAGCCATGGCGGTGAGAGATAACGTCCGCCCGTGGCCCCGGCCGCCCGGAACGCCCCCCACGCGCGCCTTGACTCGCGGCCGCGTTCACGGCAGAAATCAGCGTCAGGTCACGCGGGAATAGCTCAGTTGGTAGAGCATCAGCTTCCCAAGCTGAGGGTCGCCGGTTCGAATCCGGTTTCCCGCTCCAGTCTTCCGAGGGGTCCCGTCGCGAGGCGGGACCCCTCGGCGTTTGTGGCAACTCGAGCAGCGAACGGATGTCTTCCGCAAAGCGCCTCACCTGCCCGGACTGCAAGCTGGACCTCACCGGCGTGGAGTCGGGGTCCGTCGTCGCTCGTCGCTGTGGCCGCTGCCGCGGCGTCTGGCTCGACCCTGCCTCGTTCCGGCGCATCTGCGAGGAGGAGTCTCGCCCCCTGGACGATGGCGGCGCCCTCGCCGTCGCGCGCTCTCGCCCGCCCAGAGGCCGTCCACGCCAGGAGTCGCGAGTCCGTTACCGTCCGTGTCCTGCGTGCGGGGAGATCATGAACCGGTCCAACTTCGGCCGGGTCTCCGGCGTCGTCATCGACGTGTGCCGCGCGGACGGCGCCTGGTTCGATCGAGGCGAGCTCGGGGAGATCCGTCGTTTCCTGCGGGAGGGAGGACTGGAGCGGTACGACCGGCGCCGCCGCGTGGATCACGCGATCCGGAGCGGGCACGAACCAGCTCCAGCGAGCAGGCGCGACGTGTCGCTCGACGACATCTACGACGTGCTCGTGGGCGGAGACGGTGGATCGGATGTACCGAGCCGCATCCCCAGACTGCTCGTGGCCGCGGTGTCCGCGGCGGTCGGCGGATGGTTCCTTTGGATCGCGTTCCATCCACGCGGGTACAGCCGCAGCTTCGGCCTGGGCCGCGTGGTGATTGGGCTCACCTGCCTCTACTTCGCATGGCGGGCCGTCGAACAGTGGGCGGCCCGCAGGCGCCGCTGAAGGACGTGGTGGGGCGTCGCCCGGGGGGCCTCGTTCCGAAACGCGCTGTTGCCGGGTTGGACATACTGGCAGGCAACCACACGGACCGTCACCACGCAACGACAAGTCACGAGTGCGTGCGTGGCGGGAAAGCTGCGCGAGCCGAAGCTTCGCCGGCCCGGCCGCGCCAGGTTCCGCTCGCCACCCGCGGCGCCGCGGTCGGGCGCGGGCGCGGGCCGCGCCGACCTCAGCGCATCGCGACCCACCGCTCCCCGCAGCGGGGACACACGTAGCTCGTCATGTTGCCGGCGGTCTGCTGCGCGGTGCCCTGGGCGCCGCACTTCGGACACTTGTCGGTCGGTCTGGTGGGCGCGGGGACGTGGATGGGCATGGCGGACTCCCTCCTCGATGGCCGGAGCGTGGCGGCGCGCGTGGGGCTCGTCCTAGCCATACCACCTGCGACCGAGCCGGCGCGGGATCGCGTGGCCGCCATGCGCAAGCGTGCGCCCGCCCCGCGCGCCGCCTCCCCATCTGCCGCTTGCGGCGGCCGCGCCCCTCGCCAGGCTTCAGCGCCGGAGGTGTCCTCATGGAACAGACGGGCACGAACGTGGCAGGACCGCAGCAACAGGCGAAGGGGGTGGAGGCGTCCCTGGAGGCGGCGCTGCGGCAGTTCACCGAGGCGTTCAACCGGCTCGACGCGAAGGCGGTCGCCTCCTGCTGGGCGGAGGACGGCACGCTCATCAACCCGATCGGCAACCACGGCCAGGGGCGCGCGGGGGTCGAGCGGGTCTTCCGGGAGGACGCCGAGGCGATCCTGGGCGGCACGACCTCCTCCTTCCGCATCGCGAGCGTGCGCCGGATCGGCGACGACTGCGCGCTGCTCGACCTCGACCACGAGGCGCAGAACTGGACGCGCCCGGACGGCTCGAGCGGCACGCTGAAGCTGCACGTCGTCATCCTGGCCCAGAAGAAGGGCGAGAGCTGGCAGTGGCTCGACGCGCGCCCCTACGCGTTCATGCAGCGGCCGCAGCGGGTGCACTGACGGGCACCGGCGCGCCGCCGAGCGCGCGCTGGCGAGGCGGCGGGCGCGGCGTTAGCCCCCGGGCATGCGCCGCCCCGCCGCCGCCGTCTTCGACGTGATCGAGACCCTCTTCCCGCTCGAGCCGCTGCGCCCGAGGCTCGCCGCGCTGGGCCTCCCGGACGCGCTCGACCTCTGGTTCACGCGGATCCTGCGGGACGCCTTCGCGCTCGACGCGAGCGGCACGTTCAAGCCGTTCCGCGAGATCGCGGGCGGGGCGCTCGAGGTGCTCGCCGCGCAGCGCAGCCTGGCCCCGGACCCCGGCGCGGTCGCGGCGGTGCTCGACGGCTTCATGACCCTCGACCCGCACCCCGAGGCCGCGCCGGCGTTCGAGCGGCTGCGCGCCGCTGGCGTCGCCGTGGCGACGCTCTCCAACGGCGGCGTCGAGGCCACGCGCGGCCTGCTCGAGCGGTGCGGGCTCCTCCCGCTCGTGACGCGCGTGATGGGCGTCGACGAGGTCCGCCGCTACAAGCCGGCGAGGGAGGTCTACCTGCACGCGGCGCGGACGCTCGGGCAGGACCCCGGCCGCGTGGCGATGGTCGCCGTGCACGCCTGGGATCTCGAGGGCGCGCGCCGCGCCGGGCTCTCCACCGCCTGGGCCTCTCGCCTCGAGCGCCGCCATCACCCCGCGATGGCGCCGCCGGACGTCTCCGCGCCCGACCTCCTCGGCCTGGCGGAGGCGCTCGCGGGCCTCGCCTGAGCGGGAGGCGAGCGCGGCGCCCTCAGCCGCTGCGCCGCCGCGCCGGCGCGAGCGGGATGACGGTGGCCGGAGGCGATCCCGCCGCCCGGGGCGGCGCCTCGGGCGCGTCGAGCCGCCGGAACAGGATCCAGATCGCCAGGCCGAGCGTCATGGGCGGGAGCGCCAGGATGATCGGCGGCAGCACGAACACGGCCGAGAGGACGAGCGGCGGGACGACGCACAGTCCGCCGACCACGAGCCAGAGGACGCGCCAGCGCTCGATGCGGGCGATCCTGAGGATGCCATCCCGGCGCCGCCGGACGACCGTTCGCGCCATCGAGGGGACGATGGGCGCTGCAGCGCGACCGCGCCAGCCTCGGAGGGGTCGCGCCGGCGCGGCGGGGCGGGCGGTCCCGGGCACGCCGTGCGGGCGGCGCCCACATGTCGCACCTCCGCCGCGCCTCTTGCACGATGAGTGACGACGTTCGCCGGTTCGTTCTAGGATGCGCCGGCACTCGACGGGAGGGCTGGCCATGATCGTCTTCGGAACCCGCGGCAGCGTCGTGCAGGGACCCCAGCGGCGCGGCGTCCCGTGCGCCTCGTGCGGGATGGACGTGCACGCGACCTACGGCCTCCTCCGCTACTTCCACGTCTTCTGGATCCCCATGTTCCCGACGCTGAAGCAGCCGGGCATGGAGTGCCTGCACTGCAAGAAGGCGCTCCGCGGGAAGGAGATCCCGGAGCGCGTCCGCGCGGAGGTCGCGGCCCAGGTCTTCACCAGGCGGCGCGTGCTCCCGCTGTTCACCGGGCTCGCCCTGGTCGCGCTCCTCGGCGCGACCGCGGCGTACGGCGGCGCCCAGCAGTCCGCGAAGGAGGCCGAGTACCTCGGCGCGCCCGCCGTGGGCGACTGTTACGTGGTGAAGCTGGCCGGGTTCGTGAAGGTCCCCGACGCGCAGCACCCGTACGGCGTCCTGCGCGTCGCCAAGGTCTCGCCGGATCACGTGGAGCTGCGCCTCGGCACCTACGCCTACAGCCGGCCCAGCGGCGCGGACCGCGCGATCCGCGGCGGCGACCTCGCGCGGGCCGACTACTTCGGACCGACCCCGGTCCTGCTCGCGACCTCCGATCTCGCGCGGTTGAAGCAGGAGCGCACCATCTACTCCGTGCGGCGCTGAGGTCGACCCGCGGGCGCGCGAGCAGGCGGCGGCGCCGCCGCGCGGTCGGGCTCAGGCGCGGAGGTGCTGCTGCACCACCGTGCGCGCGAGGTCCATCGAGCTGGTGAAGGCGGGCGAGATGGGGTTGAGGACGTGCACCGTCTCGTCCCGGGCCGCGACGACGAAGTCCATCACCAGCTCCTTCGTGCGCCAGTCGACGAGCTGCGGGCGGATGCCGACCTTGGCGGCGCGCTCGAAGAGCGCGGGGTCGAAGCGCTTCACCAGCCGGGCGGCGTCGCGGTGGAAGAAGGCCGGCACGTACTTGCGCGGCTCGGTGAGCGCCACCCCGCGGAACCTGGGGTTCGCGAAGAAGAGCCGCGCGTCCGCCCCGACGATGGCGAGCGCCTCCCGGTCCATCCCCCCGAAGAACCCGTAGTTCTCGCGCCCGAAGGCCGGGATGGCGGTCGGCCCGACGTAGACCTCGCCGTGGACGCTGCGCGTGAAGTGCACCCCCAGGAACGGGTTCCGGATGTCGGGCACCGGGTAGATGTTGCCGTTCACCGGGAACGAGGCACCCGGCCGCAGCTTGCGGTAGATGCCCTTGAACGGGATGAGCCGGTAGCCCTCGCCCACCCCGAAGTGGCGCGCCACGCGATCGCAGTGCGCGCCGGCGGCGTTGACGAGCCGGGCGTAGGCGATGGGGCCGCCGGAGGTGGCGGCCGTCCGCGGACCGGCGAGCCCGGTGAAGGCGCGGCCGGTCAGGATGCGGACGCGGCCGCTCCCGGTGAGCTCCTGGCGCAGGCTCTCCAGCACCGCCTTCGGGTCCACCACCGCGGTGTCGCGGGAGAGGAGCGCCTTCTCCACCGTGCGCGCCGAGGGCTCGAGGTCGGCGAGCTGCCGCTCGTCGACGAACTCGACCCGCGCGCCGTTGGCGAGGGCGCGGCGGTGCAGCTCGTCCAGCGTGGGCAGCTCGGCGGCGTCGCGCGCCACGATCACCTTGCCGCACTCGACGAGCGGCAGCCCGCGCTCGCGGCAGTACGCGCGCATGAGCATGTTGCCGCGCAGGCAGGAGCGCGCCTTCAGGCTGTCGGGCGCGTAGTAGATGCCGGCGTGCAGGACGCCGCTGTTCCTCCCCGAGGCGTGCCGGCCCAGCGAGGGCTCCTTCTCCAGCACCACCACGTTCTCGCGCCCCGCGGCGAGGAGCTCGCGCGCGAGCGTGAGCCCGATGACGCCGCCCCCCACGATGAGCACGTCCGCCGCCTCGGCCATCTCTCGCTCCCCGGCGCTGCAGCGCCGCGCGCAGCCTCCGCCGCGCCTGCCGCCGGCCCCAGCGTACCGCGTCGCGACGGCGCGGGGGCGCGCGGGCGCTGCGCCGGGCCGGCAGGCGGGGCGCGATCAGCCGAGCGTCGGCATGGCGAGGCTGGCGGCGGTCGCGGCCGAGGGCTCCGGCCAGCGGGTCGTGACGGTCTTGGTGCGGGTGTAGAACTTCACGCCCTCGGCGCCGTGCACGTGCAGGTCGCCGAACAGCGACTGCTTCCAGCCGCCGAAGGAGAAGAAGGCCATCGGCACCGGGATGGCCACGTTCACGCCCACCATCCCGACCTGGACCTCGCGCTCGAAGCGCTGCGCCGCGTACCCCGAGCCCGTGAAGACGGCGGTCCCGTTGCCGTAGGGGTTCGCGTTGACGAGGGCGATGGCCTCGTCGAGGGAGCCCACGCGCAGGACGATCAGCACCGGGCCGAAGATCTCCTCGCGGTAGACGCTCATCGAGGTCGTGACGCGGTCGAGCAGCGTCGGGCCGAGGAAGAAGCCGGCCGTCGGCTCCTCGACGCGCAGCGCGCGGCCGTCCAGCACCGGCACGGCGCCCTCCGCGATCCCGGCCGCGATGAGGCCGCGGACCCGCTCGCGGTGCGCGGCGGTGATGAGCGGGCCCATCTCGACGCCGGCGCGGGTCCCGGCCCCGACGCGCAGGGCGGCGGCGCGGTCGCGCAGCCGCGCCACCAGCGGCTCGGCGGCCGCGCCCACCGCCACCACCGCCGAGATCGCCATGCACCGCTCGCCGGCCGAGCCGTAGCCCGCCCCGATGAGCGCGTCGGCGGCGAGGTCGAGGTCGGCGTCGGGGAGCACCACCGCGTGGTTCTTGGCGCCGCCCAGCGCCTGCACCCGCTTGCCCGCCTTGGCCGCCGTCTCGTAGACGTGGCGCGCCACCGGCGTCGAGCCGACGAACGAGACGGCGCTCACGCCCGGGTGGGCGAGCAGCGCCCCGACCGCCTCGGCGTCGCCCGGCACGACGTTCAGGACGCCGGGCGGGAGGCCCGCCTCGCCGAGCAGGCTCGCCAGCCGGAGCGAGGTGGAGGGCACCTTCTCGGAGGGCTTGAGGACGAAGGTGTTCCCGCAGGCCAGCGCCACCGGGAACATCCACATCGGCACCATGGCCGGGAAGTTGAACGGCGTGATCCCGGCGCAGACCCCCACCGGCTGCCGGAGCGAGTGGCAGGAGACGCCCTTCGCCACGTCCTCCGACAGCTCGCCCTTGAGGAGGTGCGGGATGCCGGTCGCGAACTCGACCACCTCGAGGCCGCGCTGCACCGAGCCCGCCGCGTCGGGGAGCGTCTTCCCGTGCTCCTCGGTCACGAGCCGCGCCAGCTCGTCGCGGTGCGCCTCGAGGAGCTCGCGGAACCGCATCAGGATGCGCGCGCGGCGGAGAGGCGGCGTGTCGCGCCAGCCCGGCAGCGCCGCCTCGGCGGCGGCCACGGCGCGGGCCACGTCCTCGCGGCCGGCGAAGTGGACGCGGCGGACGACCTGGCCCAGCGCGGGGTCGAAGACGTCGCCGAGCCGGCCGCCCGCGCTCGCGACCTCCTCGCCGCCGATCCAGAGCTTCAGGGTAGGAGTCATGAGGGGTGAGGCGGACCGTAAAAAGATGGTCAGGGCGCTTCAAGGACCAGCCCCAAGCAAGCCGGTTGACGCAGCGTGACATCCCATCGCCGCGGCGCGTCGGGCCGGGGTATGTTCGGAGAGGCGCGCCAGGCGCTCGCCCGGGAGAGGGGTCGCCATGAGAGCCGTGGTCTACGAAGCCTTCCAGGGGACGCCCGAGCTCCGGACCGTGCCCGACCCCTCGCCGAGCCGGGACGGAGTCGTCCTCCGGGTCGGCGCCTCGGGGCTCTGCCGCAGCGACTGGCACGGCTGGATGGGTCACGACCCGGACATCCGCCTCCCCCACGTCCCCGGGCACGAGCTGGCGGGCGAGGTGGTCGCGGCCGGCGCGGAGGTCCGCCGCTGGCGAGCGGGCGACCGGGTGACCCTCCCCTTCGTCTGCGGCTGCGGCGCCTGCCCGGAGTGCGCGAGCGGGAACCAGCAGGTGTGCGACCACCAGTTCCAGCCCGGCTTCACCCACTGGGGCTCGTTCGCCGAGTACGTCGCCATCCGCTACGCGGACGGTAACCTGGTCCGCCTCCCGGAGGAGATGGACGACGTGACCGCCGCCAGCCTGGGGTGCCGGTTCGCGACCTCGTTCCGCGCGGTGGTGCACCAGGCCGCGCTCCGCGGCGGCGAGTGGCTCGCCGTCCACGGCTGCGGCGGCGTCGGCCTCTCGGCCATCCTGATCGGGCGCGCCCTGGGCGCGAGCGTGGTGGCGGTCGACGTCGGCGACGACCGGCTGCGGAGCGCCGCGGCGGCCGGCGCGAGCGCGACCGTGCACGGCCTCCGCGTCCCCGACGTCGCCCGCGCCATCCAGGAGCTCACCGGCGGCGGCGCCCACGTCTCGATCGACGCGCTGGGACACCCGACGACCTGCTTCAACTCCGTCCGCAGCCTCCGGAAGCGCGGCCGCCACGTCCAGGTCGGCCTCATGCTCGCCGGCCACCGGCACCCGCCCATCCCCATGGACGAGGTCATCGCCAAGGAGCTTCGCCTCCTCGGCAGCCACGGCATGCAGGCCCACGCCTACCCGGACATGCTCGGGATGATCCAGCGCGGCGCGCTCGACCCGCGCCGCCTCATCGGCCGCCGCGTCGCGCTCGCCGAGTCCATCGAGGCGCTGCAGCGCATGGACGAGTTCGCCGGGGTGGGCGTCACGGTCATCGACCGGTTCTGACTTTCC encodes:
- a CDS encoding sulfite oxidase-like oxidoreductase, producing MAGASRDVQATLAGLEEGRRALRARFDVRMRATPSLSDRTPLGSGPPNRHGMPRLPPGQGEQDELPVLDLGDQPETPLDRWTLAIDGAVEAPVTLSWADLLALPQVELAADFHCVTGWSMLDLTWRGVPLDALLGLARPAADATHLLVHGRDGYVTNLPLEEALKADVLVAHGLGGGPLPREHGGPARLVVPQLYGWKSAKWVSRLELMTHDRRGYWEIRGYSNTGYPWRDDREW
- the lhgO gene encoding L-2-hydroxyglutarate oxidase, coding for MAEAADVLIVGGGVIGLTLARELLAAGRENVVVLEKEPSLGRHASGRNSGVLHAGIYYAPDSLKARSCLRGNMLMRAYCRERGLPLVECGKVIVARDAAELPTLDELHRRALANGARVEFVDERQLADLEPSARTVEKALLSRDTAVVDPKAVLESLRQELTGSGRVRILTGRAFTGLAGPRTAATSGGPIAYARLVNAAGAHCDRVARHFGVGEGYRLIPFKGIYRKLRPGASFPVNGNIYPVPDIRNPFLGVHFTRSVHGEVYVGPTAIPAFGRENYGFFGGMDREALAIVGADARLFFANPRFRGVALTEPRKYVPAFFHRDAARLVKRFDPALFERAAKVGIRPQLVDWRTKELVMDFVVAARDETVHVLNPISPAFTSSMDLARTVVQQHLRA
- a CDS encoding sulfite oxidase-like oxidoreductase, coding for MDEKEQRIVAARLALRDRFKARAARTPSRADARPLGSGPPNRHGMPKLPVGQSVTTKWPVLDLGRHPEVPRERWRLTVDGAVEEPVTLAWADLLALPQVEDVSDFHCVTGWSQMDLRFGGVRLADLLALARPQEGASHLMLHGYDGYSTNVALEEALEDDVLVAHTVNGAPLPVEHGGPARVVTPRLYAWKGAKWVNRVEVMKGDRPGYWEERGYSDTARPWRDDRYR
- a CDS encoding zinc-dependent alcohol dehydrogenase family protein; its protein translation is MRAVVYEAFQGTPELRTVPDPSPSRDGVVLRVGASGLCRSDWHGWMGHDPDIRLPHVPGHELAGEVVAAGAEVRRWRAGDRVTLPFVCGCGACPECASGNQQVCDHQFQPGFTHWGSFAEYVAIRYADGNLVRLPEEMDDVTAASLGCRFATSFRAVVHQAALRGGEWLAVHGCGGVGLSAILIGRALGASVVAVDVGDDRLRSAAAAGASATVHGLRVPDVARAIQELTGGGAHVSIDALGHPTTCFNSVRSLRKRGRHVQVGLMLAGHRHPPIPMDEVIAKELRLLGSHGMQAHAYPDMLGMIQRGALDPRRLIGRRVALAESIEALQRMDEFAGVGVTVIDRF
- a CDS encoding zf-TFIIB domain-containing protein; translated protein: MPIHVPAPTRPTDKCPKCGAQGTAQQTAGNMTSYVCPRCGERWVAMR
- a CDS encoding CoA-acylating methylmalonate-semialdehyde dehydrogenase yields the protein MTPTLKLWIGGEEVASAGGRLGDVFDPALGQVVRRVHFAGREDVARAVAAAEAALPGWRDTPPLRRARILMRFRELLEAHRDELARLVTEEHGKTLPDAAGSVQRGLEVVEFATGIPHLLKGELSEDVAKGVSCHSLRQPVGVCAGITPFNFPAMVPMWMFPVALACGNTFVLKPSEKVPSTSLRLASLLGEAGLPPGVLNVVPGDAEAVGALLAHPGVSAVSFVGSTPVARHVYETAAKAGKRVQALGGAKNHAVVLPDADLDLAADALIGAGYGSAGERCMAISAVVAVGAAAEPLVARLRDRAAALRVGAGTRAGVEMGPLITAAHRERVRGLIAAGIAEGAVPVLDGRALRVEEPTAGFFLGPTLLDRVTTSMSVYREEIFGPVLIVLRVGSLDEAIALVNANPYGNGTAVFTGSGYAAQRFEREVQVGMVGVNVAIPVPMAFFSFGGWKQSLFGDLHVHGAEGVKFYTRTKTVTTRWPEPSAATAASLAMPTLG
- a CDS encoding YybH family protein, with amino-acid sequence MEQTGTNVAGPQQQAKGVEASLEAALRQFTEAFNRLDAKAVASCWAEDGTLINPIGNHGQGRAGVERVFREDAEAILGGTTSSFRIASVRRIGDDCALLDLDHEAQNWTRPDGSSGTLKLHVVILAQKKGESWQWLDARPYAFMQRPQRVH
- a CDS encoding haloacid dehalogenase type II, producing the protein MRRPAAAVFDVIETLFPLEPLRPRLAALGLPDALDLWFTRILRDAFALDASGTFKPFREIAGGALEVLAAQRSLAPDPGAVAAVLDGFMTLDPHPEAAPAFERLRAAGVAVATLSNGGVEATRGLLERCGLLPLVTRVMGVDEVRRYKPAREVYLHAARTLGQDPGRVAMVAVHAWDLEGARRAGLSTAWASRLERRHHPAMAPPDVSAPDLLGLAEALAGLA